In Sphingobacteriaceae bacterium, the following are encoded in one genomic region:
- a CDS encoding gliding motility-associated C-terminal domain-containing protein has protein sequence MNTYKTIVISVLVLFSTKFIAKDYPKDIFGTRVFVEYKGQLKPSVSLSHIEFIYDHCNDRIFFTNEGLCYEFEKPKKLTHRQRELIEHGHADKVKRKKYYVKMNWLNCNANIQIIPDEKQSYYFSYGSEGDKATVYKKLTYKNVYDNIDIEYFLPDERTGGIKYNVILHPGADITALKIIYSGDVNDIELLDDEVKIKMPLGPITEHKAIAFNANNETISCQYKLEKNSIQFVLGDTYNPSITTTIDPWVTTITTMSTNNYGYDVEYDVNGNLFVYGGNPPYKVAKYNSSGVLQWTFPGVLVSPSFTASQFSTGYVVNRSDGKSYVAGTIGGNAVIRLDQNGIYDNFTSQSAPIEIWDLGYHCPTNGIFVFGGGAGTTNGILNQQTGVYTGAPFTQGFQDAVSHALDDNGNPFMYFSQGVTQGTTGVNNNIARINTILTNTVWQGPSTYSSMGEVINKNNYIGSGLNFLYGPYTLSNNEFNCLDVNGNFLFFYDGFNLAAYNKNTGAMVSSTTIASHTMLEQGGIAVDDCNNIYLGGNTNIRVLNFNGNSFSNVGTIPLNINPAPQYQYIYDIKLNRGTNKLFVCGSGFVGQYDAVYSTACGFSSVNVSCIGTNTGNAVVTISTTILSPTFSYVWTGPGGTVSVTNNTLSNSNGVNGLSNGTYTVYSSINAPCGPVYVSTLTVNCATLCPSSINITQVSCTNSVSTATLVTACPPGNITSIVWNPTPGSVSGNSLNASGLAPGITTVSIFNGTILIGASTVAVNPPPPPVTFTINNLSGTSVLTCSNPIINLAAVSNYTYGSLNYFWSSISFTANTSTVSISQANTITLTVTDPATGCSAQETIAITSNTAVPINSVNPVSQAITCNSGAPVTFSGTVTSPTINIQHDWYSPLNPLPGGVPIATSNNTIAILSGALPPGVYTLVTTNLVNGCSAQKTITITSLSAWPTFSLNSPTNFSVGCNPLHQTTISIVNPVSTQTPPATCSYTFLAPSFTGVVTPSVVLGNNTSTVTTTPGTWTIIVQDNSNFCRTIIQVPIIQNTVAPNVSASMFTQTLTCKNPTVIATGTTTTPNTIITWNVPSTPPTLSTPSVEIGNPSNGPNTSTTSLTYANFTVVATNSLNACQSTSVVTIHQNFKPPISNPTISIATPTAIYCTVGSNPVVLTTGSSTTTSGGGPGAFVANPCWEGPSPQTPTCGPSSYSCYVPGVYSLTVEDAYNGCKHTGTVNVLDKTQPPVITNTLSSAVLDCGNNKADLFIAISGTTTGYRYYFYQYPIGASFSPSNAINLAGVSNASVSVDLTGTYVYIVTNTLTGCVANGSIMVTPGTLIAQFDANPIRGYAPLQVNFLNTSSSSIGTSSINSVWNFGNGTANSFTNNSSVSSIYNSPGTYSVILYTSKGFCKDSAIKIIKVDAPSKLEVPNIFTPNNDGSNDVFFCKTSGIKKIDAIVYDRWGTKVYEVMSSTGNIAWDGKNFAGKECSAGVYMYIIHAEGEDGATYESKGNVTLLR, from the coding sequence ATGAATACTTACAAAACCATTGTTATTTCGGTTCTCGTTCTTTTCAGTACAAAATTTATAGCTAAAGATTATCCAAAAGATATTTTTGGAACTCGCGTTTTTGTTGAATATAAGGGTCAACTCAAACCTTCGGTAAGCTTAAGTCATATTGAATTTATTTATGATCATTGTAACGATCGTATCTTTTTTACGAATGAAGGTTTGTGTTATGAATTTGAAAAGCCTAAAAAATTAACGCATCGTCAAAGGGAATTAATTGAACATGGACATGCCGATAAAGTAAAGCGTAAAAAGTATTACGTTAAAATGAATTGGTTAAATTGTAATGCTAACATTCAAATTATTCCTGACGAAAAACAATCGTATTACTTCTCTTACGGTTCGGAAGGTGATAAAGCGACAGTTTATAAAAAGCTAACTTATAAAAATGTTTATGATAATATTGACATAGAGTATTTTTTACCGGATGAAAGAACGGGTGGAATAAAATACAATGTGATTCTGCATCCTGGAGCTGATATTACAGCCTTGAAAATAATTTATTCTGGAGATGTGAATGATATTGAGTTGTTGGATGATGAAGTGAAGATTAAGATGCCCCTTGGACCAATTACTGAACATAAAGCTATAGCATTTAATGCGAACAACGAGACGATATCTTGTCAATACAAATTAGAAAAAAATAGCATTCAATTTGTATTGGGTGATACCTATAACCCATCAATTACCACCACCATTGATCCTTGGGTAACTACAATAACTACTATGAGTACCAATAATTATGGTTATGATGTAGAGTATGATGTAAACGGAAATTTATTTGTGTATGGCGGAAATCCTCCATATAAAGTAGCCAAATATAATTCATCGGGTGTTTTGCAATGGACATTTCCCGGAGTATTAGTTTCCCCTTCTTTTACTGCAAGTCAGTTTTCTACTGGTTATGTCGTAAATCGCTCTGACGGGAAATCATATGTTGCTGGAACAATTGGTGGCAATGCTGTGATAAGATTAGATCAAAATGGAATCTATGATAATTTTACTTCTCAATCTGCTCCAATTGAAATTTGGGATTTGGGTTATCACTGTCCCACCAATGGAATTTTCGTGTTTGGAGGAGGTGCCGGCACTACTAATGGCATCTTAAATCAACAAACAGGGGTGTACACCGGCGCCCCATTTACCCAAGGATTTCAAGATGCTGTGAGTCATGCATTAGACGATAATGGAAATCCATTTATGTATTTTTCACAAGGTGTGACCCAAGGCACTACTGGCGTAAATAATAATATTGCCAGAATAAATACCATTCTTACAAATACAGTTTGGCAAGGTCCAAGTACATATTCTTCCATGGGTGAAGTAATAAACAAAAACAATTACATAGGGTCGGGGCTGAATTTTTTATATGGGCCATATACCCTTTCCAATAATGAATTTAATTGTTTAGATGTGAACGGGAATTTTTTATTTTTTTATGATGGATTTAATTTGGCAGCATATAATAAAAACACTGGTGCAATGGTTAGTTCAACAACTATTGCAAGTCATACTATGTTAGAACAAGGTGGAATTGCTGTGGATGATTGTAATAATATTTATTTAGGTGGAAATACGAATATTAGAGTTTTAAATTTTAATGGAAATTCATTCTCCAATGTGGGTACTATTCCTTTAAATATTAATCCGGCCCCTCAATATCAATATATTTATGATATTAAACTAAATCGTGGTACAAACAAACTTTTCGTTTGCGGAAGTGGTTTTGTTGGACAATATGATGCGGTGTATAGTACAGCGTGTGGCTTTAGTTCAGTCAATGTCTCTTGTATTGGTACGAATACCGGAAATGCGGTAGTTACCATATCAACAACAATTTTATCTCCAACTTTTTCTTATGTATGGACAGGTCCCGGTGGTACGGTCAGCGTTACGAATAACACCTTAAGCAACAGTAACGGAGTTAACGGATTGAGCAATGGTACTTATACGGTTTATAGCTCTATTAATGCACCTTGCGGACCTGTATATGTATCTACCTTAACGGTAAATTGCGCTACGTTATGCCCTTCATCAATTAATATTACGCAGGTTTCATGTACTAATTCGGTTTCTACTGCAACCTTGGTAACCGCTTGCCCTCCCGGAAATATTACTTCCATCGTATGGAATCCCACTCCGGGAAGCGTATCGGGAAATTCTTTAAACGCTTCGGGTTTGGCTCCGGGTATTACAACAGTTTCTATTTTCAATGGAACAATATTAATAGGAGCTTCTACTGTTGCGGTAAATCCTCCGCCTCCTCCGGTAACATTTACAATTAATAATTTATCCGGCACTAGCGTTTTAACATGCAGTAATCCAATTATTAATTTGGCCGCCGTTTCAAATTACACGTATGGGTCTTTAAATTATTTCTGGTCGAGTATATCTTTTACAGCAAATACTTCAACAGTGTCCATTAGTCAGGCCAACACCATAACCTTAACGGTGACTGATCCTGCTACAGGTTGTTCTGCACAAGAAACTATAGCAATAACTTCAAATACTGCTGTTCCAATTAATTCCGTAAATCCGGTTTCGCAAGCCATCACTTGTAATTCGGGTGCGCCAGTTACTTTTTCGGGCACTGTTACTAGCCCCACTATTAATATTCAACACGATTGGTATAGTCCTTTAAATCCATTGCCCGGAGGAGTGCCAATTGCAACTTCGAACAATACAATTGCTATTTTAAGTGGAGCTTTACCGCCGGGTGTTTATACATTAGTAACCACAAATCTGGTTAATGGTTGTTCTGCACAAAAAACAATAACGATAACTTCTTTATCAGCCTGGCCAACATTTTCTTTAAACAGTCCAACTAATTTTTCGGTAGGTTGTAATCCTTTACATCAAACCACCATTTCTATTGTAAATCCGGTTTCTACACAAACACCACCTGCAACCTGCAGTTATACTTTTTTAGCGCCTTCGTTTACCGGAGTAGTTACTCCAAGTGTTGTTTTAGGTAACAATACTTCCACGGTGACTACAACACCCGGTACATGGACCATTATTGTGCAGGATAATTCTAATTTTTGCAGAACCATAATTCAGGTTCCAATTATACAAAATACCGTTGCGCCAAACGTTTCGGCCAGTATGTTTACGCAAACATTAACATGTAAAAATCCAACAGTTATTGCTACAGGCACCACTACAACTCCAAATACAATCATTACTTGGAATGTTCCTTCAACACCACCAACCTTGTCAACACCAAGCGTAGAAATTGGTAATCCTTCCAATGGTCCAAATACCAGTACAACTTCGTTAACCTACGCTAATTTTACGGTGGTAGCAACAAATTCATTAAATGCTTGTCAGTCAACTTCGGTAGTCACAATCCATCAAAACTTTAAACCGCCAATTTCTAATCCCACTATTTCTATTGCTACTCCAACTGCAATTTATTGTACGGTAGGATCAAATCCGGTGGTATTAACAACGGGAAGCAGTACCACAACAAGTGGGGGAGGACCCGGCGCATTTGTGGCTAATCCATGTTGGGAAGGGCCATCGCCGCAAACGCCAACCTGCGGACCGTCATCTTACAGCTGTTATGTACCCGGTGTTTATTCATTAACGGTAGAAGATGCCTATAACGGATGTAAACACACAGGTACTGTAAATGTTTTAGACAAAACGCAGCCACCGGTAATAACCAATACGCTTTCCAGCGCTGTATTAGATTGTGGAAATAACAAAGCCGATTTATTTATAGCCATTAGTGGAACAACCACAGGGTACCGATATTATTTTTATCAATACCCAATCGGAGCATCATTTTCGCCATCGAACGCTATTAATTTGGCTGGTGTTTCTAACGCATCGGTTTCGGTTGATTTAACAGGAACCTATGTTTATATTGTAACTAATACCTTAACGGGATGTGTTGCCAATGGTTCTATAATGGTAACTCCCGGAACATTAATTGCACAATTTGATGCCAATCCAATTCGAGGGTATGCACCGTTACAAGTTAATTTCTTAAATACCTCATCAAGTTCAATTGGTACATCAAGCATTAACTCTGTATGGAATTTCGGAAACGGAACTGCTAACAGTTTTACGAATAATAGTTCCGTTAGTTCAATTTATAATTCGCCAGGAACCTATTCTGTTATTTTATATACATCAAAAGGATTTTGCAAAGATTCAGCAATTAAAATAATTAAAGTGGATGCTCCTTCGAAATTGGAAGTTCCGAATATATTTACACCTAATAATGATGGAAGTAATGATGTTTTCTTCTGTAAAACCTCGGGAATTAAAAAGATTGATGCCATAGTTTATGATCGATGGGGAACAAAAGTGTACGAAGTAATGAGTAGCACCGGAAACATTGCATGGGATGGAAAAAACTTTGCCGGTAAAGAATGCTCGGCTGGTGTATATATGTACATAATTCATGCGGAAGGAGAAGATGGCGCTACTTATGAATCTAAAGGAAATGTAACCCTATTAAGATAA
- a CDS encoding TlpA family protein disulfide reductase, which translates to MNSFQVKAQHKKDTTYIHLINLKGHPVQLSDYLGKVLYIDFWASWCGGCKIFIQHGDSLYDRFTKAQHKKIEFINISIDEDEKSWKKGVEKHQQKGVHLLSRLSDSLGAAKYFRLTGLPRYVIIDKKGKIKSFIAQTPYYTNVYEELLELIEADQN; encoded by the coding sequence TTGAATTCATTTCAAGTTAAAGCACAACATAAAAAAGATACAACTTATATTCACTTAATTAATTTAAAAGGACATCCTGTTCAACTTTCTGATTACCTGGGTAAAGTTTTATACATTGATTTTTGGGCCAGTTGGTGTGGCGGGTGTAAAATTTTTATTCAGCATGGTGATTCATTATATGATAGATTCACTAAAGCTCAACATAAAAAAATAGAGTTCATTAACATTTCTATTGATGAAGATGAAAAAAGTTGGAAGAAAGGAGTAGAAAAACATCAGCAAAAGGGCGTCCATTTATTATCTCGTTTATCAGATTCACTGGGCGCTGCCAAATATTTTCGCTTGACCGGTTTACCGAGATATGTCATAATTGACAAAAAAGGAAAAATTAAATCGTTTATTGCGCAAACTCCCTATTACACGAATGTGTACGAGGAGCTTTTAGAATTAATTGAAGCAGATCAAAACTAG
- a CDS encoding T9SS type A sorting domain-containing protein yields the protein MRTKILLFIFLLTNFLMAQQGEWEWVKGVNGINQLGVYGTQGVPALANNPGGRENAQYWKDLSGNFWIFGGYGYGASGGVGRLSDLWRFNSSTNEWTWIKGPNSIDQYGTYGTQGVAAPANNPGARADAVTWVDASGNLWMFGGFGWPSSGAIGHLNDLWKYNISTNEWTWMKGTNLIDQNGIYGTMGVGAAINNPGGRWGGAGWTDNNGNLWTFGATGFALSGSGFLNDVWKYDVSLNQWTWMKGSNSFNQNGTYGTQGTPGPLNTPGGRHVGNAWKDFSGNFWTYAGFGYPASGGTGLLDDVWRFNPSTLEWTWMKGSNLINQNGNYGTIGVSSATNNPGGRRRPISWIDPSGLVWMLGGFGYPASGGTGMLHDFWTFDMTTNNWTWAKGSQIINQNGTYGTLFVPAPANISGGRAYATGWADYCGNLWLFSGQGFPGSGGTGFLNDMWKVNNIVAPPTPTNVTPVSNLTVCSGQSATIMAQPIITGSVNWYATPTSTTILGTGTVFTTPNLTTGTYTYYAEAYTCTNSINRAPVSITVFANPTITVNSGSICTGQSFTMIPSGAVSYTYSSGSAVVSPTNTSLFTVVGTNSNGCVSPIAAVSTVTVYNLPTVTVNSGSICSGYNFTMVPGGAVNYTFSSGNAVVTPTSTSTYSVIGENSVGCVSSSSAISTVSVLTSPVMSVTSGSICYGQSFTMVPSGAPSYTFSNGFAVVNPTITTTYSVTGTGTNGCVSPVPGISTITVIPPPVISVSDGSICVGKSFTIMPSGAQTYTFSGGSAVVSPTANTSYSVSGTSSLGCVNYTPVALTVSVLPLPNVVALINPTFICVGENATLSVSGAMNYSWTNIGTNSVEVVSPTLTTNYTVTGTDNVGCENTAVVSLSVDLCTGLSKLVIANIELNIFPNPVNDLLNVNSITPGLLQLFDNTGKMIKQVTLMEGENHIDFRELKSGLYFYKFTGSNNIKTGKIIRN from the coding sequence ATGAGAACTAAAATACTCTTATTTATTTTCTTACTCACAAATTTTTTAATGGCCCAACAAGGTGAATGGGAATGGGTAAAAGGTGTTAACGGAATTAATCAATTAGGGGTGTATGGAACCCAAGGTGTACCTGCGCTTGCTAATAATCCGGGCGGTAGAGAAAATGCACAATATTGGAAAGATTTATCCGGTAATTTTTGGATTTTTGGAGGATATGGTTACGGTGCATCAGGAGGTGTTGGACGTTTAAGTGATTTATGGAGATTTAATTCATCAACGAATGAATGGACTTGGATTAAGGGTCCGAATAGCATTGATCAATATGGTACTTATGGAACGCAAGGAGTTGCCGCACCGGCTAATAATCCGGGTGCACGAGCCGATGCAGTAACCTGGGTGGATGCTTCAGGAAATCTTTGGATGTTTGGAGGTTTTGGTTGGCCAAGCTCTGGAGCAATAGGACACTTGAATGATCTTTGGAAATATAATATTTCAACTAACGAATGGACTTGGATGAAAGGAACAAATTTGATTGATCAAAATGGGATTTATGGAACCATGGGTGTTGGTGCTGCTATTAATAACCCCGGAGGAAGATGGGGAGGCGCAGGTTGGACAGACAACAATGGTAACTTGTGGACCTTTGGTGCAACAGGGTTTGCACTAAGTGGAAGTGGTTTTTTGAATGATGTTTGGAAATATGATGTTTCATTAAATCAATGGACCTGGATGAAGGGAAGTAATTCTTTTAATCAAAATGGAACTTACGGTACGCAAGGCACCCCCGGGCCGTTAAATACACCCGGTGGAAGACACGTAGGAAATGCATGGAAAGATTTTTCAGGAAACTTTTGGACCTACGCCGGATTTGGTTACCCCGCAAGTGGAGGAACCGGATTATTAGATGATGTATGGCGATTTAATCCAAGCACGCTCGAATGGACATGGATGAAAGGAAGTAATTTAATTAATCAGAATGGAAATTACGGAACTATAGGCGTATCAAGTGCAACAAATAATCCTGGCGGAAGAAGAAGACCTATATCATGGATAGATCCTTCCGGATTAGTTTGGATGTTAGGAGGATTTGGTTATCCTGCTAGTGGCGGTACTGGTATGCTACATGACTTTTGGACTTTTGATATGACTACTAACAATTGGACCTGGGCTAAAGGAAGTCAAATCATTAATCAAAATGGCACATACGGAACATTATTTGTACCTGCGCCGGCTAATATTTCAGGAGGAAGAGCTTATGCTACCGGTTGGGCAGATTATTGCGGAAACCTTTGGTTGTTTAGTGGACAAGGATTTCCGGGTAGCGGAGGTACAGGATTTTTAAATGACATGTGGAAAGTAAATAATATTGTCGCTCCGCCTACTCCAACTAATGTTACTCCAGTTTCGAATCTAACGGTTTGCAGTGGACAATCAGCAACAATTATGGCACAGCCAATCATTACCGGCAGCGTTAATTGGTATGCAACACCAACTTCAACCACCATACTTGGAACAGGCACTGTATTTACAACTCCAAATTTAACAACCGGAACTTATACTTATTACGCCGAAGCATATACTTGTACCAATAGCATTAATAGAGCTCCGGTAAGTATAACCGTGTTTGCGAATCCAACCATTACCGTAAATAGCGGAAGCATTTGTACAGGACAATCGTTTACCATGATACCTTCCGGCGCTGTTTCCTACACTTATTCGAGTGGAAGCGCGGTTGTAAGTCCAACTAACACCAGTTTATTTACTGTAGTAGGTACTAATTCAAATGGATGTGTAAGTCCGATTGCCGCCGTAAGTACTGTAACGGTTTACAATTTGCCTACAGTTACTGTAAATAGCGGTAGCATTTGCAGCGGATATAATTTCACCATGGTTCCTGGCGGTGCTGTCAATTATACTTTTTCAAGTGGAAATGCAGTTGTAACTCCAACCAGCACCAGCACCTATTCGGTAATTGGCGAAAATAGTGTTGGATGCGTGAGTTCGAGTTCTGCCATCAGTACGGTTAGCGTTTTAACTTCTCCTGTAATGTCGGTAACCAGCGGAAGTATTTGTTACGGTCAATCTTTCACCATGGTTCCTTCCGGTGCGCCATCTTACACCTTTTCCAACGGCTTTGCTGTGGTAAACCCAACAATTACCACAACCTATTCAGTAACGGGAACCGGAACTAACGGTTGTGTAAGTCCCGTTCCCGGCATTAGTACAATTACAGTTATACCACCACCTGTTATTTCTGTAAGCGATGGAAGTATTTGTGTGGGTAAATCATTTACTATCATGCCTTCGGGTGCTCAAACCTATACTTTTTCAGGAGGCTCAGCAGTGGTTAGTCCAACTGCAAATACCAGTTATTCAGTTAGCGGAACCAGTTCATTAGGCTGCGTGAATTATACACCCGTTGCACTAACGGTTAGCGTATTGCCTTTACCTAATGTAGTAGCATTAATAAATCCCACATTTATTTGTGTGGGAGAAAATGCAACACTTAGCGTAAGCGGCGCAATGAATTATAGCTGGACAAACATCGGAACAAATAGTGTTGAAGTAGTTTCACCAACCCTAACTACCAATTACACTGTAACAGGTACAGATAATGTTGGTTGCGAAAATACCGCTGTGGTTAGCTTAAGTGTTGATTTATGTACCGGTTTATCCAAGCTAGTAATCGCAAATATTGAATTAAACATATTCCCAAATCCTGTTAATGATTTATTAAATGTGAACTCAATTACTCCCGGATTATTGCAATTGTTTGATAACACAGGGAAAATGATCAAGCAAGTTACCCTAATGGAAGGAGAAAATCATATAGACTTTAGGGAATTAAAATCCGGACTATATTTTTATAAATTCACTGGGTCGAATAATATAAAAACGGGAAAAATAATCCGAAACTAG
- the uvrA gene encoding excinuclease ABC subunit UvrA has translation MKKEKDIATLSPKEYIIIKGARMHNLKSLDVAIPRNKMIVITGLSGSGKSSLAFDTLYAEGQRRYVESLSAYARQFLGRLEKPQVDYIKGISPAIAIEQKVISRNPRSTVGTVTEIYDYLKLLFARIGKTFSPVSNKQVKRHNISDVVDYVSEVENGKTILILSTIADRKEKNLAKLLQILIHQGFSRMVVNGEICKIQDIDSKKIKKDAEVYLLIDRIISNPSDEDTRNRVADSVQTAFYEGNGACFVWIQRGEGLFDKTNFNNRFELDGLTFTEPDVNFFTFNNPVGACKKCEGFGSIIGVDPDLVIPNKSLSVFDNAVACWNGETMSWYKKKLIKNAHKFNFPVHKPIVDLSKQQYQLLWEGNEHFEGIHDFFRMLEKETYKIQYRVMLARYRGKTNCPDCRGTRLRKDANYVKIGEACISDLVLMPVKDLLQFFNTLKLDKQDEQIAKRLLIEIKNRLQYLSDVGLEYLTLNRVSGTLSGGESQRINLATQLGSTLVGSLYILDEPSIGLHPRDTARLLKVLKSLKAQGNTVIIVEHDEEVMRNADQLIDIGPEAGSGGGTLVFQGDHNELLADKLSYTAAYLTGKIKIELPFKRRKWKEFIEIKSLKENNLKNVSVKFPIGVMCCVTGVSGSGKSTLVKKGLINYLQKYLDGYYENVKFDFLLGGNLNHIKALEFVDQNPIGKSSRSNPVTYVKVYDDIRNLFADQPLAKARNFKPGFFSFNVEGGRCEACQGEGVTTVEMQFMADLLLTCESCEGKRFKDDTLEVKYRDKHIADVLDLTVDDAVQFFGEEKLNRTANKIVEKLHALQAVGLGYVKLGQSSSTLSGGEAQRIKLASFLLMINNDTPTMFVFDEPTTGLHFHDVAKLLRSFEELLKRGHSLVIIEHNLDVIKCADWIIDLGPEGGEEGGNIVFEGTPEDLVKEKNSFTGKYLKEKLN, from the coding sequence ATGAAGAAAGAGAAGGATATTGCCACATTAAGTCCCAAGGAATATATTATTATTAAAGGAGCACGCATGCATAACTTAAAAAGTTTGGATGTGGCCATTCCAAGAAATAAAATGATTGTGATTACCGGACTATCAGGATCGGGGAAATCCTCATTGGCTTTTGATACCTTATATGCCGAAGGACAGCGCAGATATGTGGAAAGTCTTTCTGCTTATGCCCGTCAGTTTTTGGGTAGATTAGAAAAACCGCAAGTAGATTATATTAAAGGAATTTCTCCGGCTATTGCTATCGAACAAAAGGTAATTTCTCGAAATCCCAGAAGTACTGTGGGCACAGTAACCGAAATTTACGATTATTTGAAATTGTTGTTTGCCAGAATCGGAAAAACATTTTCACCGGTGAGTAATAAGCAAGTGAAACGCCATAATATTTCTGATGTGGTTGATTATGTTTCCGAAGTTGAAAATGGAAAAACAATTTTAATTTTAAGTACAATAGCCGACAGAAAAGAGAAAAACTTGGCTAAACTTTTGCAAATATTAATTCATCAGGGATTTTCAAGAATGGTGGTGAATGGTGAAATCTGTAAAATTCAAGATATTGATTCTAAAAAAATTAAAAAAGACGCAGAAGTTTATTTACTAATTGATAGAATAATCAGTAACCCATCTGATGAAGATACCCGTAATAGAGTTGCGGATAGTGTGCAAACAGCTTTTTATGAGGGGAACGGAGCCTGTTTTGTGTGGATACAAAGGGGGGAGGGATTATTTGATAAAACAAATTTCAATAACCGATTTGAGTTGGATGGATTAACTTTTACAGAGCCGGATGTGAATTTTTTCACCTTTAATAATCCCGTGGGTGCTTGTAAAAAATGTGAAGGGTTTGGAAGTATTATTGGTGTTGATCCGGATTTAGTGATTCCTAATAAAAGCTTATCGGTTTTTGATAATGCGGTTGCGTGCTGGAATGGCGAAACCATGAGTTGGTATAAAAAAAAACTCATTAAAAATGCACATAAATTTAATTTTCCGGTACATAAACCTATTGTAGATTTATCTAAGCAACAATATCAATTATTATGGGAAGGCAACGAGCATTTTGAAGGTATCCATGATTTTTTCAGGATGTTGGAAAAAGAAACCTACAAAATTCAATATCGGGTAATGCTGGCCAGATACCGAGGTAAAACAAATTGTCCGGATTGCCGGGGAACTCGTTTGCGTAAGGATGCAAACTATGTGAAGATAGGGGAGGCTTGTATAAGCGATTTAGTTTTAATGCCGGTGAAAGATTTGTTGCAGTTTTTCAATACACTAAAGTTGGATAAACAAGATGAGCAGATTGCCAAAAGGTTATTAATTGAAATTAAAAACCGCTTACAATATTTAAGCGATGTGGGTTTGGAATATTTGACGCTAAATAGAGTTTCGGGGACTTTAAGTGGCGGTGAAAGTCAGCGAATCAATTTAGCCACGCAACTTGGTAGCACCTTAGTGGGGAGTTTATATATTTTGGATGAACCCAGCATAGGTTTACATCCGCGCGATACCGCTCGATTATTAAAAGTATTAAAATCATTAAAAGCACAAGGTAACACGGTAATTATTGTGGAACACGATGAGGAAGTGATGAGAAATGCCGATCAATTGATTGATATTGGTCCGGAAGCGGGTAGTGGTGGAGGAACCTTAGTTTTTCAAGGTGATCATAACGAATTATTGGCAGATAAATTAAGTTATACGGCTGCCTATTTAACCGGAAAAATAAAAATTGAGCTTCCATTTAAAAGAAGAAAATGGAAAGAGTTTATAGAAATAAAAAGTTTAAAAGAAAATAATTTAAAAAATGTGAGTGTTAAATTTCCTATAGGCGTGATGTGTTGTGTAACCGGGGTAAGCGGTTCAGGAAAATCAACTTTGGTAAAAAAAGGATTGATTAATTACTTGCAAAAGTATTTAGACGGCTATTATGAAAATGTGAAGTTTGATTTTTTATTAGGAGGAAATTTAAATCATATCAAGGCCTTGGAATTTGTTGATCAAAATCCAATCGGAAAATCTTCAAGAAGTAATCCGGTAACTTACGTTAAAGTGTATGATGATATCCGGAATTTATTTGCCGATCAGCCTTTAGCCAAGGCCCGTAATTTTAAGCCCGGATTCTTTTCCTTTAATGTAGAAGGTGGACGATGCGAGGCTTGTCAAGGCGAAGGAGTAACCACAGTTGAAATGCAGTTTATGGCCGATTTATTATTGACCTGTGAATCCTGCGAGGGTAAAAGATTTAAAGATGATACTTTAGAAGTGAAATACAGAGACAAACATATTGCGGACGTTCTGGATTTAACGGTTGATGATGCCGTGCAGTTTTTTGGAGAAGAAAAATTGAACAGAACGGCAAATAAAATTGTAGAGAAATTACATGCCCTTCAGGCCGTTGGTTTAGGGTATGTAAAACTCGGACAAAGCAGCAGTACTTTAAGCGGTGGAGAGGCGCAGCGTATTAAATTGGCCAGTTTTTTATTAATGATAAATAACGATACGCCAACTATGTTCGTATTTGATGAACCAACAACCGGTTTACATTTTCATGATGTGGCCAAATTACTTCGGTCGTTTGAAGAGTTATTAAAACGCGGCCATTCCTTAGTTATCATAGAACATAATTTGGATGTGATTAAGTGTGCCGACTGGATCATTGATTTGGGGCCGGAGGGTGGAGAAGAGGGCGGTAATATAGTATTTGAAGGCACGCCTGAAGATTTAGTGAAAGAGAAAAATAGTTTTACAGGGAAATACCTCAAAGAAAAGTTGAATTGA